The following coding sequences lie in one Cherax quadricarinatus isolate ZL_2023a chromosome 8, ASM3850222v1, whole genome shotgun sequence genomic window:
- the LOC138852434 gene encoding uncharacterized PE-PGRS family protein PE_PGRS20-like → MKVLLFIVLLGVSIADKPPPTSYGAPNGGFGNGFGASNGAPSNGYTAPGSNGFGATHINGNGAPSGNGFGRSSGNGFAGAPSNGYGAPPSNRYGPPTGSNGLDQELVALEENIPGGGVPGEDYPVLSSPPDTGFSCDDQAVPGYYADTAPDASCQVFHICQDRALRRQKDSFLCPNGTIFNQQYLVCDWWFNVDCSQAENFYSVNEQIGVVPSAAYGYGPIANGITNGIVNGNGNDYNGNGRNGNGGNGNGRNGNNGYGLNENGKNENGGNNGASGYATNGNGGSNGANGNGARGYATNGNGRNGNGGRNGANGYGSNGNGRNGNGGSNGASRYATNGNGGSNGANGNGASRYATNGNGGSNGANGNGASGYATNGNGINNNGGNNGVNGYRPNGNGINGNGDIKGAISNGATAYRINGNGAGNGANGNGASAYATNGNGAGNGPNGNGASAYGTNGNGAGNGAYGNGASAYGTNGNGAGNGATGNGNGASNGYTAPAPPSTSYGTPF, encoded by the exons ATGAAGGTTCTTCTGTTCATTG TACTTCTAGGTGTGTCCATTGCTGACAAGCCTCCACCTACAAGTTACGGAGCTCCAAATGGAGGTTTCGGTAATGGGTTTGGTGCCTCAAATGGAGCCCCGAGTAATGGTTACACAGCTCCAGGAAGCAATGGCTTTGGAGCGACTCACATCAATGGAAATGGAGCTCCATCGGGCAATGGATTTGGACGCTCGTCAGGTAATGGGTTCGCAGGTGCTCCAAGCAATGGATATGGAGCTCCCCCAAGTAACAGGTATGGTCCCCCAACAGGTTCTAATGGACTAGATCAGGAACTGGTTGCTCTGGAGGAGAACATTCCCGGAGGCGGCGTCCCCGGTGAAGACTACCCAGTCTTGTCTTCTCCACCAGACACTGGCTTCTCTTGTGATGACCAGGCAGTGCCTGGTTATTATGCTGACACCGCTCCTGATGCCAGCTGCCAGGTGTTCCACATTTGCCAGGACCGTGCCCTCAGACGCCAGAAGGACTCATTCCTGTGCCCCAATGGTACCATCTTCAACCagcagtacctggtgtgtgaCTGGTGGTTCAATGTAGACTGTTCTCAGGCTGAGAACTTTTACTCCGTCAACGAACAGATTGGTGTTGTTCCCAGTGCTGCCTATGGTTATGGCCCCATTGCTAACGGTATTACCAATGGAATTGTCAATGGGAATGGTAATGATTATAATGGAAATGGAAGAAACGGGAACGGTGGGAATGGTAATGGTAGGAATGGAAACAATGGCTATGGATTGAATGAAAATGGAAAGAACGAAAATGGAGGTAATAATGGTGCCAGTGGTTATGCAACCAATGGAAATGGAGGTAGTAATGGTGCTAATGGTAATGGTGCCAGAGGTTATGCAACCAATGGAAACGGAAGGAATGGAAATGGAGGAAGAAATGGTGCCAATGGCTATGGATCCAATGGAAATGGAAGGAACGGAAATGGAGGTAGTAATGGTGCCAGTCGTTATGCAACCAATGGAAATGGAGGTAGTAATGGTGCTAATGGTAATGGTGCCAGTCGTTATGCAACCAATGGAAATGGAGGTAGTAATGGTGCTAATGGTAATGGTGCTAGTGGTTATGCAACCAATGGAAATGGAATTAATAACAATGGAGGCAATAATGGTGTCAATGGCTATAGACCCAACGGAAATGGAATTAACGGAAATGGAGACATTAAAGGTGCCATTAGTAATGGCGCTACTGCTTATAGAATCAATGGAAATGGTGCTGGTAACGGTGCCAATGGTAATGGTGCCAGTGCCTATGCAACCAATGGGAATGGTGCTGGTAATGGTCCCAATGGTAATGGCGCTAGTGCTTATGGAACCAATGGAAATGGTGCTGGGAACGGTGCCTATGGTAATGGCGCTAGTGCTTATGGAACCAATGGAAATGGTGCTGGTAACGGTGCCACTGGTAACGGAAATGGTGCCAGCAATGGATATACCGCCCCAGCTCCCCCCTCCACTTCCTATGGAACTCCATTCTAA
- the LOC138852433 gene encoding PE-PGRS family protein PE_PGRS45-like translates to MKVLLFIVLLGVSIADKPPPTSYRAPNGGFGNGFGASNGAPSNGYTAPGSNGFGATHINGNEAPSGNGFGRSSGNGFAGAPSNGYGAPPSNRYGPPTGSNGLDQELVALEENIPGGGVPGEDYPVLSSPPDTGFSCDDQAVPGYYADTAPDASCQVFHICQDRALRRQKDSFLCPNGTIFNQQYLVCDWWFNVDCSQAENFYSVNEQIGVVPSAAYGYGPIANGITNGIVNGNGNDYNGNGRNGNGGNGNGRNGNNGYGSNENGKNGNGGNNGASGYATNGNGGSNGANGNGARGYATNGNGRNGNGGRNGANGYGSNGNGRNGNGGSNGASRYATNGNGGSNGANGNGGSGYATNGNRGSNGANGYATNGNGINSNGGNNGVNGYRPNGNGINGNGDIKGVISNVATAYRTNGNGAGNGANGNGASAYATNGNGAGNGANGNGASAYGTNGNGAGNGAKGNGASAYGTNGNGAGKGANGNGASAYGTNGNGVGNGATGNGNGASNGYTAPAPPSTSYGTPF, encoded by the exons ATGAAGGTTCTTCTGTTCATTG TACTTCTAGGTGTGTCCATTGCTGACAAGCCTCCACCTACAAGTTACAGAGCTCCAAATGGAGGTTTCGGTAATGGGTTTGGTGCCTCAAATGGAGCCCCGAGTAATGGTTACACAGCTCCAGGAAGCAATGGCTTTGGAGCGACTCACATCAATGGAAATGAAGCTCCATCGGGCAATGGATTTGGACGCTCCTCAGGTAATGGGTTCGCAGGTGCTCCAAGCAATGGATATGGAGCTCCCCCAAGTAACAGGTATGGTCCCCCAACAGGTTCTAATGGACTAGATCAGGAACTGGTTGCTCTGGAGGAGAACATTCCCGGAGGCGGCGTCCCCGGTGAAGACTACCCAGTCTTGTCTTCTCCACCAGACACTGGCTTCTCTTGTGATGACCAGGCAGTGCCTGGTTATTATGCTGACACCGCTCCTGATGCCAGCTGCCAGGTGTTCCACATTTGCCAGGACCGTGCCCTCAGACGCCAGAAGGACTCATTCCTGTGCCCCAATGGTACCATCTTCAACcaacagtacctggtgtgtgacTGGTGGTTTAACGTAGACTGTTCTCAGGCTGAGAACTTTTACTCCGTCAACGAACAGATTGGTGTTGTTCCCAGTGCTGCCTATGGTTATGGCCCCATTGCTAACGGTATTACCAATGGAATTGTCAATGGGAATGGTAATGATTATAATGGAAATGGAAGAAACGGGAACGGTGGGAATGGTAATGGTAGGAATGGAAACAATGGCTATGGATCCAATGAAAATGGAAAGAACGGAAATGGAGGTAATAATGGTGCCAGTGGTTATGCAACCAATGGAAATGGAGGTAGTAATGGAGCTAATGGTAATGGTGCCAGAGGTTATGCAACCAATGGAAACGGAAGGAATGGAAATGGAGGCAGAAATGGTGCCAATGGCTATGGATCCAATGGAAATGGAAGGAACGGAAATGGAGGTAGTAATGGTGCCAGTCGTTATGCAACCAATGGAAATGGAGGTAGTAATGGTGctaatggtaatggtggtagtggttatgcaACCAATGGAAATAGAGGTAGTAATGGTGCCAATGGTTATGCAACCAATGGAAATGGAATTAATAGCAATGGAGGCAATAATGGTGTCAATGGCTATAGACCCAACGGAAATGGAATTAACGGAAATGGAGACATTAAAGGTGTCATTAGTAATGTCGCTACTGCTTATAGAACCAATGGAAATGGTGCTGGTAACGGTGCCAATGGTAATGGTGCCAGTGCCTATGCAACCAATGGGAATGGTGCTGGTAATGGTGCCAATGGTAATGGCGCTAGTGCTTATGGAACCAATGGAAATGGTGCTGGTAACGGTGCCAAGGGTAATGGCGCTAGTGCTTATGGAACCAATGGAAATGGTGCTGGTAAGGGTGCCAATGGTAATGGCGCTAGTGCTTATGGAACCAATGGGAATGGTGTTGGTAACGGTGCCACTGGTAACGGAAATGGTGCCAGCAATGGATATACCGCCCCAGCTCCCCCCTCCACTTCCTATGGAACTCCATTCTAA